Proteins encoded together in one Camelina sativa cultivar DH55 chromosome 9, Cs, whole genome shotgun sequence window:
- the LOC104711874 gene encoding UDP-glycosyltransferase 73C7 isoform X2, whose protein sequence is MCSHDALHFVVIPFMAQGHMIPLVDISRLLSQRQGVTVSIITTTQNVAKIKTSLSSSSSFPTINIVEVKFPSQQTGLPEGCESVDMLASLVDMVKFFDAANSLEEQVEKAMEEMVQPRPSCIIGDMSLPFTSRLAKKFKIPKLLFHGFSCFSLKCIQVVRESGILKVIESDDEYFDLPDLPDRVEFTKPQVSVLQPVEGNMKECTAKIIEADDDSYGVIVNSFEELEVDYAREYRKARAGKVWCVGPVSLCNKLGLEKAKRGDKASIGQDQCLQILDSQEAGSVLYVCLGSLCNLPLAQLKELGLGLEESSKPFIWVIREWGKFGDLAKWMQQSGFEERIKDRGLVIKGWAPQVFILSHASIGGFLTHCGWNSTLEGITAGVPLLTWPLSAEQFLNEKLIVQILKSGLKIGVEKMMKFGKEEEIGVMVSRESVRKAVDELMGDSEEAEERRRKVKELSDLANKALGEGGSSDANITLLIHDIMEQSQQHQI, encoded by the exons ATGTGTTCTCATGATGCTCTTCACTTCGTCGTAATACCCTTTATGGCCCAAGGTCATATGATCCCATTGGTCGATATCTCTAGGCTCTTGTCCCAGCGTCAAGGCGTGACCGTCTCTATCATCACAACTACTCAAAATGTAGCCAAGATCAAGACTTCactctcatcttcctcttccttcccGACCATCAACATCGTTGAAGTTAAGTTTCCGTCTCAACAAACGGGTTTGCCAGAAGGGTGCGAGAGTGTAGATATGTTGGCTTCACTGGTCGATATGGTGAAGTTCTTTGACGCTGCCAACTCGCTTGAGGAGCAAGTAGAGAAAGCGATGGAGGAGATG GTTCAGCCGCGGCCCAGCTGCATCATTGGAGACATGAGCCTTCCTTTCACTTCAAGACTTGCCAAGAAATTCAAGATCCCCAAACTTCTCTTCCATGGATTTTCTTGTTTCAGCCTCAAGTGTATACAAGTGGTTCGAGAAAGCGGGATCTTAAAAGTTATAGAATCTGATGACGAGTATTTTGATTTACCTGACTTGCCTGATAGAGTTGAGTTCACTAAACCTCAGGTCTCTGTTCTACAGCCTGTTGAAGGAAATATGAAAGAGTGTACAGCCAAGATTATTGAAGCTGATGATGACTCTTATGGTGTTATTGTGAATAGTTTTGAAGAGCTAGAGGTTGATTATGCACGAGAATATCGGAAAGCAAGGGCTGGAAAAGTTTGGTGCGTTGGACCTGTTTCTTTGTGCAATAAGTTGGGGTTAGAAAAAGCTAAAAGAGGAGACAAGGCTTCTATTGGTCAGGACCAATGTCTTCAAATTCTTGACTCTCAAGAAGCTGGTTCGGTGCTCTACGTTTGCCTTGGCAGTCTATGTAATCTTCCCTTGGCTCAACTCAAAGAGCTAGGATTAGGCCTTGAGGAATCTAGTAAACCTTTTATATGGGTTATAAGAGAATGGGGAAAATTTGGGGATTTAGCAAAGTGGATGCAGCAAAGCGGATTCGAAGAACGGATCAAAGATAGAGGACTCGTGATCAAAGGTTGGGCGCCGCAAGTTTTCATCCTCTCACACGCATCCATCGGAGGGTTTTTGACTcactgtggatggaactcgacTCTAGAAGGAATTACTGCAGGAGTACCATTATTGACATGGCCTTTGTCTGCTGAACAATTCTTGAATGAGAAGTTGATCGTGCAGATATTAAAATCAGGGTTAAAGATAGGAGTagaaaaaatgatgaaatttggaaaagaagaggAGATAGGAGTGATGGTGAGTAGAGAAAGTGTGAGAAAAGCAGTGGACGAGCTAATGGGTGATagtgaagaagcagaagagagaagaagaaaagtcaaaGAACTCAGTGACTTGGCAAATAAGGCTTTGGGCGAAGGAGGATCTTCAGATGCTAATATCACATTGCTCATTCATGACATAATGGAGCAATCACAACAGCATCAAATTTGA
- the LOC104711874 gene encoding UDP-glycosyltransferase 73C7 isoform X4, with the protein MCSHDALHFVVIPFMAQGHMIPLVDISRLLSQRQGVTVSIITTTQNVAKIKTSLSSSSSFPTINIVEVKFPSQQTGLPEGCESVDMLASLVDMVKFFDAANSLEEQVEKAMEEMVQPRPSCIIGDMSLPFTSRLAKKFKIPKLLFHGFSCFSLMCIQVVRESGILKDIESNDEYFDLPGLPDRVEFTKPQVSVLQLIEGNMKESTAKIIEADNDSYGVIVNSFEELEVEYAREYRKARAGKVWCVGPVSLCNKLGSEKAERGDKASIGQDQCLQFLDSKEAGSVLYVCLGSLCNLPLAQLKDLGLGLEESKKPFIWVIREWGKYGDLAKWMQQSGFEERIKDRGLVIKGWAPQVFILSHASIGGFLTHCGWNSTLEGITAGVPLLTWPLSAEQFLNEKLIVQILKSGLKIGVEKMMKFGKEEEIGVMVSRESVRKAVDELMGDSEEAEERRRKVKELSDLANKALGEGGSSDANITLLIHDIMEQSQQHQI; encoded by the exons ATGTGTTCTCATGATGCTCTTCACTTCGTCGTAATACCCTTTATGGCCCAAGGTCATATGATCCCATTGGTCGATATCTCTAGGCTCTTGTCCCAGCGTCAAGGCGTGACCGTCTCTATCATCACAACTACTCAAAATGTAGCCAAGATCAAGACTTCactctcatcttcctcttccttcccGACCATCAACATCGTTGAAGTTAAGTTTCCGTCTCAACAAACGGGTTTGCCAGAAGGGTGCGAGAGTGTAGATATGTTGGCTTCACTGGTCGATATGGTGAAGTTCTTTGACGCTGCCAACTCGCTTGAGGAGCAAGTAGAGAAAGCGATGGAGGAGATGGTTCAGCCGCGGCCCAGCTGCATCATTGGAGACATGAGCCTTCCTTTCACTTCAAGACTTGCCAAGAAATTCAAGATCCCCAAACTTCTCTTCCATGGATTTTCTTGTTTCAGCCTCATGTGCATACAAGTGGTTCGAGAAAGCGGGATCTTAAAAGATATAGAATCTAACGATGAGTATTTCGATTTACCTGGCTTGCCTGATAGAGTTGAGTTCACTAAACCGCAAGTCTCTGTGCTACAGCTTATTGAAGGAAATATGAAAGAGAGTACGGCCAAGATTATCGAAGCTGATAATGACTCTTATGGTGTTATTGTGAATAGTTTTGAAGAGTTAGAGGTTGAATATGCAAGAGAATATCGAAAAGCAAGGGCTGGAAAAGTTTGGTGCGTTGGACCTGTTTCTTTGTGCAATAAGTTAGGGTCAGAAAAGGCTGAAAGAGGAGACAAGGCTTCCATTGGTCAAGACCAATGTCTTCAATTTCTTGACTCTAAAGAAGCTGGTTCGGTGCTCTACGTTTGCCTTGGCAGTCTATGTAATCTTCCCTTGGCTCAACTGAAAGACCTAGGACTAGGCCTTGAGGAATCTAAGAAACCTTTCATATGGGTTATAAGAGAATGGGGAAAATATGGGGATTTAGCAAAGTGGATGCAGCAAAGCGGATTCGAAGAGCGGATCAAAG ATAGAGGACTCGTGATCAAAGGTTGGGCGCCGCAAGTTTTCATCCTCTCACACGCATCCATCGGAGGGTTTTTGACTcactgtggatggaactcgacTCTAGAAGGAATTACTGCAGGAGTACCATTATTGACATGGCCTTTGTCTGCTGAACAATTCTTGAATGAGAAGTTGATCGTGCAGATATTAAAATCAGGGTTAAAGATAGGAGTagaaaaaatgatgaaatttggaaaagaagaggAGATAGGAGTGATGGTGAGTAGAGAAAGTGTGAGAAAAGCAGTGGACGAGCTAATGGGTGATagtgaagaagcagaagagagaagaagaaaagtcaaaGAACTCAGTGACTTGGCAAATAAGGCTTTGGGCGAAGGAGGATCTTCAGATGCTAATATCACATTGCTCATTCATGACATAATGGAGCAATCACAACAGCATCAAATTTGA
- the LOC104711874 gene encoding UDP-glycosyltransferase 73C7 isoform X3, whose amino-acid sequence MCSHDALHFVVIPFMAQGHMIPLVDISRLLSQRQGVTVSIITTTQNVAKIKTSLSSSSSFPTINIVEVKFPSQQTGLPEGCESVDMLASLVDMVKFFDAANSLEEQVEKAMEEMVQPRPSCIIGDMSLPFTSRLAKKFKIPKLLFHGFSCFSLMCIQVVRESGILKDIESNDEYFDLPGLPDRVEFTKPQVSVLQPVEGNMKECTAKIIEADDDSYGVIVNSFEELEVDYAREYRKARAGKVWCVGPVSLCNKLGLEKAKRGDKASIGQDQCLQILDSQEAGSVLYVCLGSLCNLPLAQLKELGLGLEESSKPFIWVIREWGKFGDLAKWMQQSGFEERIKDRGLVIKGWAPQVFILSHASIGGFLTHCGWNSTLEGITAGVPLLTWPLSAEQFLNEKLIVQILKSGLKIGVEKMMKFGKEEEIGVMVSRESVRKAVDELMGDSEEAEERRRKVKELSDLANKALGEGGSSDANITLLIHDIMEQSQQHQI is encoded by the exons ATGTGTTCTCATGATGCTCTTCACTTCGTCGTAATACCCTTTATGGCCCAAGGTCATATGATCCCATTGGTCGATATCTCTAGGCTCTTGTCCCAGCGTCAAGGCGTGACCGTCTCTATCATCACAACTACTCAAAATGTAGCCAAGATCAAGACTTCactctcatcttcctcttccttcccGACCATCAACATCGTTGAAGTTAAGTTTCCGTCTCAACAAACGGGTTTGCCAGAAGGGTGCGAGAGTGTAGATATGTTGGCTTCACTGGTCGATATGGTGAAGTTCTTTGACGCTGCCAACTCGCTTGAGGAGCAAGTAGAGAAAGCGATGGAGGAGATGGTTCAGCCGCGGCCCAGCTGCATCATTGGAGACATGAGCCTTCCTTTCACTTCAAGACTTGCCAAGAAATTCAAGATCCCCAAACTTCTCTTCCATGGATTTTCTTGTTTCAGCCTCATGTGCATACAAGTGGTTCGAGAAAGCGGGATCTTAAAAGATATAGAATCTAACGATGAGTATTTCGATTTACCTGGCTTGCCTGATAGAGTTGAGTTCACTAAACCGCAA GTCTCTGTTCTACAGCCTGTTGAAGGAAATATGAAAGAGTGTACAGCCAAGATTATTGAAGCTGATGATGACTCTTATGGTGTTATTGTGAATAGTTTTGAAGAGCTAGAGGTTGATTATGCACGAGAATATCGGAAAGCAAGGGCTGGAAAAGTTTGGTGCGTTGGACCTGTTTCTTTGTGCAATAAGTTGGGGTTAGAAAAAGCTAAAAGAGGAGACAAGGCTTCTATTGGTCAGGACCAATGTCTTCAAATTCTTGACTCTCAAGAAGCTGGTTCGGTGCTCTACGTTTGCCTTGGCAGTCTATGTAATCTTCCCTTGGCTCAACTCAAAGAGCTAGGATTAGGCCTTGAGGAATCTAGTAAACCTTTTATATGGGTTATAAGAGAATGGGGAAAATTTGGGGATTTAGCAAAGTGGATGCAGCAAAGCGGATTCGAAGAACGGATCAAAGATAGAGGACTCGTGATCAAAGGTTGGGCGCCGCAAGTTTTCATCCTCTCACACGCATCCATCGGAGGGTTTTTGACTcactgtggatggaactcgacTCTAGAAGGAATTACTGCAGGAGTACCATTATTGACATGGCCTTTGTCTGCTGAACAATTCTTGAATGAGAAGTTGATCGTGCAGATATTAAAATCAGGGTTAAAGATAGGAGTagaaaaaatgatgaaatttggaaaagaagaggAGATAGGAGTGATGGTGAGTAGAGAAAGTGTGAGAAAAGCAGTGGACGAGCTAATGGGTGATagtgaagaagcagaagagagaagaagaaaagtcaaaGAACTCAGTGACTTGGCAAATAAGGCTTTGGGCGAAGGAGGATCTTCAGATGCTAATATCACATTGCTCATTCATGACATAATGGAGCAATCACAACAGCATCAAATTTGA
- the LOC104711874 gene encoding UDP-glycosyltransferase 73C7 isoform X1: MCSHDALHFVVIPFMAQGHMIPLVDISRLLSQRQGVTVSIITTTQNVAKIKTSLSSSSSFPTINIVEVKFPSQQTGLPEGCESVDMLASLVDMVKFFDAANSLEEQVEKAMEEMVQPRPSCIIGDMSLPFTSRLAKKFKIPKLLFHGFSCFSLKCIQVVRESGILKVIESDDEYFDLPDLPDRVEFTKPQVSVLQPVEGNMKECTAKIIEADDDSYGVIVNSFEELEVDYAREYRKARAGKVWCVGPVSLCNKLGLEKAKRGDKASIGQDQCLQILDSQEAGSVLYVCLGSLCNLPLAQLKELGLGLEESSKPFIWVIREWGKFGDLAKWMQQSGFEERIKDRGLVIKGWAPQVFILSHASIGGFLTHCGWNSTLEGITAGVPLLTWPLSAEQFLNEKLIVQILKSGLKIGVEKMMKFGKEEEIGVMVSRESVRKAVDELMGDSEEAEERRRKVKELSDLANKALGEGGSSDANITLLIHDIMEQSQQHQI; encoded by the exons ATGTGTTCTCATGATGCTCTTCACTTCGTCGTAATACCCTTTATGGCCCAAGGTCATATGATCCCATTGGTCGATATCTCTAGGCTCTTGTCCCAGCGTCAAGGCGTGACCGTCTCTATCATCACAACTACTCAAAATGTAGCCAAGATCAAGACTTCactctcatcttcctcttccttcccGACCATCAACATCGTTGAAGTTAAGTTTCCGTCTCAACAAACGGGTTTGCCAGAAGGGTGCGAGAGTGTAGATATGTTGGCTTCACTGGTCGATATGGTGAAGTTCTTTGACGCTGCCAA CTCGCTTGAGGAGCAAGTAGAGAAAGCGATGGAGGAGATGGTTCAGCCGCGGCCCAGCTGCATCATTGGAGACATGAGCCTTCCTTTCACTTCAAGACTTGCCAAGAAATTCAAGATCCCCAAACTTCTCTTCCATGGATTTTCTTGTTTCAGCCTCAAGTGTATACAAGTGGTTCGAGAAAGCGGGATCTTAAAAGTTATAGAATCTGATGACGAGTATTTTGATTTACCTGACTTGCCTGATAGAGTTGAGTTCACTAAACCTCAGGTCTCTGTTCTACAGCCTGTTGAAGGAAATATGAAAGAGTGTACAGCCAAGATTATTGAAGCTGATGATGACTCTTATGGTGTTATTGTGAATAGTTTTGAAGAGCTAGAGGTTGATTATGCACGAGAATATCGGAAAGCAAGGGCTGGAAAAGTTTGGTGCGTTGGACCTGTTTCTTTGTGCAATAAGTTGGGGTTAGAAAAAGCTAAAAGAGGAGACAAGGCTTCTATTGGTCAGGACCAATGTCTTCAAATTCTTGACTCTCAAGAAGCTGGTTCGGTGCTCTACGTTTGCCTTGGCAGTCTATGTAATCTTCCCTTGGCTCAACTCAAAGAGCTAGGATTAGGCCTTGAGGAATCTAGTAAACCTTTTATATGGGTTATAAGAGAATGGGGAAAATTTGGGGATTTAGCAAAGTGGATGCAGCAAAGCGGATTCGAAGAACGGATCAAAGATAGAGGACTCGTGATCAAAGGTTGGGCGCCGCAAGTTTTCATCCTCTCACACGCATCCATCGGAGGGTTTTTGACTcactgtggatggaactcgacTCTAGAAGGAATTACTGCAGGAGTACCATTATTGACATGGCCTTTGTCTGCTGAACAATTCTTGAATGAGAAGTTGATCGTGCAGATATTAAAATCAGGGTTAAAGATAGGAGTagaaaaaatgatgaaatttggaaaagaagaggAGATAGGAGTGATGGTGAGTAGAGAAAGTGTGAGAAAAGCAGTGGACGAGCTAATGGGTGATagtgaagaagcagaagagagaagaagaaaagtcaaaGAACTCAGTGACTTGGCAAATAAGGCTTTGGGCGAAGGAGGATCTTCAGATGCTAATATCACATTGCTCATTCATGACATAATGGAGCAATCACAACAGCATCAAATTTGA
- the LOC104711873 gene encoding pentatricopeptide repeat-containing protein At3g53170, with product MELIQNHVQGITSAYAIETKKLCFSRQHISSTVCPRRVASISTTPTTCSTKSPNEPTGKLNSGLISTRHRVDPKKELSRILRADAAVKGVERKANSEKYITLWPKAVLEALDEAIKENRWQSALKIFNLLRKQHWYEPRCKTYTKLFKVLGNCKQPDQASLLFEVMLSEGLKPTIDVYTSLIAVYGKSGLLDKAFATLEYMKSVSDCKPDVFTFTVLISCCCKLGRFDLVKSIVLEMSYLGVGCSTVTYNTIIDGYGKAGLFEEMENVLADMIEDGDSLPDVFTLNSIIGSYGNGGNIRKMESWYNRFQLMGVQPDITTFNILILSFGKAGMYKKMCSVMDFMEKRFFSLTTVTYNIVIETFGKAGRIEKMDDVFRKMKYQGVKPNSITYCSLVNAYSRAGLVFKIDSILRQIVNSDVILDTPFFNCIINAYGEAGDLATMKELYIQMEERKCKPDKVTFATMIKTYTAHGIFDAVRELEKQMISTCENSDISKKRLMG from the exons ATGGAATTGATACAGAATCATGTTCAAGGGATCACTTCCGCTTATGCCATTGAAACTAAAAAACTCTGCTTTTCTCGGCAACATATATCTTCCACGGTTTGTCCTCGGCGTGTAGCCTCTATTTCAACAACGCCCACAACGTGTTCGACAAAAAGCCCCAACGAACCTACTGGGAAATTAAACTCTGGTCTGATCTCAACAAGACACCGAGTAGATCCTAAGAAAGAGTTATCCCGGATTCTGAGAGCAGACGCTGCTGTCAAAGGCGTCGAGAGGAAAGCAAATTCCGAAAAGTACATAACTTTATGGCCAAAAGCTGTTCTTGAAGCACTTGATGAAGCTATCAAAGAGAATCGATGGCAGTCTGCGTTAAAG ATTTTCAATCTTCTTAGGAAGCAGCATTGGTATGAACCAAGATGCAAAACATACACAAAGCTTTTCAAAGTGCTTGGGAATTGCAAACAGCCTGATCAAGCTAGCTTGCTTTTTGAAGTAATGTTATCTGAAGGATTGAAACCAACCATTGATGTGTATACATCTCTTATAGCTGTTTATGGCAAAAGCGGGCTTCTTGACAAGGCGTTCGCCACGCTTGAGTATATGAAATCGGTTAGTGACTGTAAGCCAGATGTGTTTACCTTCACTGTTCTCATCAGTTGTTGCTGCAAACTTGGTCGGTTTGATCTGGTTAAAAGTATTGTTCTTGAGATGTCGTATCTTGGAGTTGGATGCAGCACGGTTACTTACAATACTATTATTGATGGGTATGGAAAGGCTGGTTTGTTTGAGGAAATGGAAAATGTTCTGGCTGATATGATCGAGGATGGAGATTCTCTTCCGGATGTTTTCACGCTTAACTCGATCATTGGGTCATATGGAAATGGTGGTAACATTAGAAAGATGGAGAGCTGGTATAATCGGTTCCAGCTCATGGGAGTGCAGCCAGACATCACTACGTTTAATATACTGATTTTGTCGTTTGGAAAAGCTGGAATGTATAAGAAGATGTGCTCGGTTATGGATTTCATGGAGAAAAGGTTTTTCTCCTTGACGACTGTCACTTACAATATAGTGATTGAGACGTTTGGGAAAGCTGGAAGAATTGAGAAAATGGATGATGTATTCAGGAAAATGAAGTATCAAGGAGTGAAACCAAACTCAATCACTTATTGTTCGCTTGTTAACGCGTATAGTAGAGCTGGTCTTGTCTTTAAGATAGATTCGATTTTGAGGCAAATTGTGAATTCTGATGTGATACTGGATACTCCGTTCTTCAATTGCATAATCAATGCATATGGTGAGGCTGGTGATTTGGCTACGATGAAAGAATTGTACATACAAATGGAAGAGAGAAAATGTAAGCCTGATAAAGTCACTTTTGCTACTATGATCAAAACCTACACTGCTCATGGGATATTTGATGCAGTCCGGGAACTCGAGAAACAAATGATATCCACTTGTGAGAACTCAG ATATAAGCAAAAAGAGGCTTATGGGGTGA